The following are encoded in a window of Longibacter salinarum genomic DNA:
- a CDS encoding NUDIX hydrolase has translation MSTSSLNLSLDNLAIRLRDRLGHALPGTEAQVQMAPRYSARENALSVEGRNCREAGVLALLYPDDDPYLVLTVRRDDLPDHPGQVSFPGGQREAGETLPETALREAKEEVNLTTDPVEVLGALTPLFVPPSNFCVHPFVGVLDHRPSLSATDREVGAILRVPISHLLDPETRVVETWTLHGQQIDVPYYRVEGHTVWGATAMMLSELLACVRDVV, from the coding sequence ATGTCCACATCCTCGCTCAATCTTTCTCTCGACAACCTGGCGATTCGTCTTCGCGATCGTCTTGGCCACGCGTTGCCGGGAACCGAAGCACAGGTTCAGATGGCGCCTCGATACAGTGCGAGAGAGAATGCATTGTCGGTGGAAGGGCGAAATTGCCGAGAGGCAGGCGTGCTTGCTCTCCTGTATCCGGATGACGATCCCTACCTGGTGCTTACGGTCCGGCGAGATGATTTGCCGGATCACCCGGGACAGGTGTCGTTCCCAGGCGGACAGCGAGAGGCGGGCGAAACGTTGCCCGAAACGGCGCTACGTGAGGCGAAGGAGGAGGTCAACCTCACGACTGATCCCGTTGAGGTACTGGGTGCGCTTACGCCCCTGTTCGTGCCGCCGTCGAATTTCTGCGTGCATCCGTTCGTCGGCGTGCTGGATCACCGTCCGAGTCTCAGCGCGACGGATCGAGAGGTCGGTGCCATTCTCCGCGTGCCCATTTCCCATCTACTGGACCCGGAGACGCGCGTGGTCGAAACCTGGACGCTGCATGGGCAGCAGATCGACGTTCCATACTACCGCGTCGAGGGGCACACGGTCTGGGGGGCGACAGCGATGATGCTGTCCGAGTTGCTCGCCTGTGTGCGAGACGTGGTGTAG
- the fahA gene encoding fumarylacetoacetase: protein MSDPTTDPSISSFVDVDATSDFPIQNLPYGIFRLDKADRPRVGVAIGDRVLDLAACFDAGLFDHPALEASMPFHQSTLNPLMSLGKEAWSAVRTRVHDLLRDDTPDLRDDADLQKEVMVDRDRVEMLMPVDIGDYTDFYSSREHATNIGTMFRGPENALKPNWLHLPVGYHGRASSIIPSGQDVRRPSGQLKPDEDKPPIYGPSNLLDFELEVGALVGPGNELGSPIDIDDAGDHVFGLVLVNDWSARDIQKWEYVPLGPFLGKSFATTISPWVVPMAALDPFRVDGPEQDPEPLEYLKQSGAQNFDIELKVGLQTESMDAPHTICETNFSYMYWSVAQQVAHHTVNGCNLRPGDMLASGTISGPTEDSYGSMLELSWRGERPLEMPSGETRSFLQDGDRVVMSGHAQGDDYRVGFGTAEGTILPAK from the coding sequence ATGTCTGACCCCACGACCGATCCGTCGATCTCTTCTTTTGTTGATGTCGACGCGACGAGTGACTTTCCCATCCAGAATCTTCCCTATGGCATCTTCCGCCTCGATAAGGCCGACCGGCCCCGCGTGGGCGTTGCCATCGGAGATCGAGTGCTGGACCTAGCCGCGTGCTTCGATGCAGGGTTGTTCGATCATCCCGCGCTGGAAGCCAGCATGCCCTTCCACCAGTCCACGCTGAACCCGCTGATGAGTCTCGGAAAGGAGGCTTGGTCGGCCGTGCGCACTCGTGTCCATGACCTCCTCCGGGACGATACACCCGACCTGCGCGACGACGCAGACCTGCAGAAAGAGGTCATGGTCGACCGCGATCGCGTCGAGATGCTGATGCCGGTAGACATCGGCGACTACACCGATTTCTACTCCTCACGCGAGCATGCGACCAACATCGGTACGATGTTTCGCGGCCCGGAAAACGCGCTGAAACCGAACTGGCTGCACCTCCCGGTTGGTTATCACGGACGTGCGAGCTCGATCATCCCGAGCGGACAAGACGTGCGGCGGCCGAGTGGTCAGTTGAAGCCGGACGAGGACAAACCACCGATTTACGGTCCGAGCAACCTCCTCGACTTTGAGCTTGAAGTCGGCGCCCTCGTCGGCCCGGGCAACGAACTGGGCTCGCCCATCGACATCGACGACGCAGGCGACCATGTCTTCGGCCTCGTGCTCGTCAATGACTGGAGTGCGCGTGACATTCAGAAGTGGGAATACGTTCCGCTCGGGCCGTTCCTCGGGAAGAGCTTTGCCACCACGATCTCCCCGTGGGTCGTCCCGATGGCCGCGCTTGATCCATTCCGCGTCGACGGACCGGAGCAAGATCCGGAGCCGCTAGAATACCTGAAGCAGAGCGGCGCTCAGAACTTTGACATCGAGCTGAAGGTCGGTCTCCAGACGGAGTCGATGGACGCACCGCATACGATCTGCGAGACCAACTTCAGCTACATGTACTGGAGCGTCGCGCAGCAGGTGGCCCACCACACGGTGAACGGCTGCAACCTCCGCCCTGGTGACATGCTCGCGTCCGGGACGATCTCCGGCCCCACCGAGGATAGCTACGGCTCGATGCTGGAGCTGTCGTGGCGCGGAGAACGACCGCTCGAGATGCCGTCGGGCGAGACGCGCTCCTTCCTGCAGGACGGCGACCGGGTGGTGATGTCAGGCCACGCACAGGGAGACGACTACCGCGTCGGCTTTGGCACAGCAGAAGGCACGATCCTTCCCGCCAAGTAA
- a CDS encoding tetratricopeptide repeat protein produces MNTRLSAFFALLVAGLLVLSGCSGGNPNIGAAEDAIEAGNPDQAIESAQTALETDSTNAEAYSLIAQAYVLKGDETTDPNQRSEFFTKAREAQEKAVEMDPSLRGDIQSRRQLAYIQEMRLGVEAFNAARESGDTTDYAKAAAYFGGANALEPDSLDAHLNEAYALLNAGQQQEALAPLETYVSRADSVGESPYTILGQVYLTNDQPEKAIEVLREGTEQYPENAELQSLMLNAFNRIDDQERAMSAYREQIERNPENAQFRYNYGSMLLTADRYEGAVEQLSKAAELDPDNPRIFYNLGAAYINQAAAIDDSITTIEDRAREADRELTSDEEGTLDELVEQRGQQFQSAVQPLEKAYQLTAQGDEYRQDICRALFQAYVNTDQQEKASQVESCAGMGDSSNGSTQ; encoded by the coding sequence ATGAATACGCGACTATCTGCATTCTTCGCCCTGCTCGTTGCTGGGCTGCTCGTCCTGAGTGGCTGCTCGGGTGGAAACCCGAACATCGGCGCCGCTGAGGACGCCATTGAGGCGGGTAATCCCGATCAGGCGATCGAAAGCGCTCAGACCGCACTCGAAACGGACTCAACGAACGCGGAGGCTTACTCGCTCATCGCCCAGGCGTACGTACTGAAAGGGGATGAGACGACTGATCCGAACCAGCGTTCTGAGTTCTTTACGAAAGCACGTGAGGCACAGGAAAAGGCGGTTGAGATGGATCCCAGCCTGCGCGGCGACATCCAGAGTCGACGGCAGCTCGCCTATATTCAGGAAATGCGCCTCGGCGTCGAGGCTTTCAACGCGGCACGTGAGTCCGGTGACACTACGGATTACGCGAAAGCAGCGGCCTACTTCGGCGGTGCCAATGCACTTGAGCCGGACTCACTAGATGCTCACCTCAACGAAGCATACGCCCTCCTGAACGCTGGTCAGCAGCAGGAAGCTCTCGCACCGTTGGAAACGTACGTTTCGCGCGCCGACAGTGTCGGCGAAAGCCCGTACACGATCCTCGGTCAGGTGTACTTGACGAATGATCAGCCTGAAAAAGCCATTGAAGTGCTGCGTGAGGGTACGGAGCAGTACCCAGAAAACGCGGAGCTCCAGTCGTTGATGCTCAATGCGTTCAATCGGATCGATGATCAGGAGCGCGCGATGTCGGCGTACCGGGAGCAGATCGAGAGAAATCCGGAGAATGCGCAGTTCCGGTACAACTACGGCTCGATGCTTCTCACGGCCGATCGCTACGAAGGTGCCGTCGAGCAGCTGTCGAAAGCAGCCGAACTCGACCCCGACAACCCGCGGATCTTCTACAACCTCGGGGCGGCTTACATCAACCAGGCCGCGGCGATCGATGACAGCATCACCACGATCGAAGACCGAGCACGCGAAGCAGACCGTGAGCTCACGAGCGACGAGGAGGGCACCCTCGACGAACTCGTCGAGCAGCGTGGGCAGCAGTTCCAGAGCGCTGTGCAGCCGCTGGAGAAAGCGTACCAGCTAACAGCACAGGGAGATGAGTACCGTCAGGACATCTGCCGCGCGCTCTTCCAGGCATACGTCAACACGGATCAGCAGGAGAAAGCCTCACAGGTTGAGTCCTGCGCCGGAATGGGTGATAGCTCGAATGGGTCGACGCAGTAA
- a CDS encoding cystathionine gamma-synthase, with translation MADDSSPRSLGFGTRAVHAGQKPDPSTGAVMTPIYQTSTYAQEAPGKHKGHEYSRVTNPTRSALEGNLAGLENAEHGIAFSSGVAGIDGIMKSLRPGDHVVASDDLYGGTFRLFRQVFEPFGLSFSFVDMTDLDATEAAMTDDTKLVWVETPTNPLMRIVDIEAITERANARGIDVAVDNTFASPYLQQPLALGADLVLHSATKYLGGHSDLILGAVCTNSDEWAEKLRFQIKCTGANPGPMDSFLVLRGTKTLHLRMDRHCHNARHLASFLNDHPKVGRVLYPGLESHPGHEIAKKQMDDFGGMISFELADDSMEKAVHVLKSTDVFTLAESLGGVESLIEHPASMTHASIPAEERRKIGLTDSLIRISVGVEELDDLKADLDAALQDV, from the coding sequence ATGGCTGACGACTCCTCCCCTCGCTCTCTCGGTTTTGGTACTCGCGCGGTCCACGCCGGCCAGAAGCCGGATCCGTCAACCGGGGCGGTGATGACCCCGATCTACCAGACGTCCACATATGCGCAGGAAGCACCGGGCAAGCACAAGGGCCACGAATATTCGAGGGTGACGAATCCGACTCGGTCGGCTCTTGAAGGAAACCTCGCCGGACTCGAAAATGCAGAGCATGGTATCGCATTTAGCTCTGGAGTGGCCGGGATCGATGGAATCATGAAAAGTCTTCGTCCGGGCGATCACGTCGTAGCCTCGGACGACCTGTACGGTGGCACCTTCCGCCTCTTCCGTCAGGTGTTCGAGCCGTTCGGCCTCTCGTTCTCGTTCGTCGACATGACGGATCTGGACGCAACGGAAGCGGCGATGACCGACGACACAAAGCTCGTGTGGGTCGAGACGCCGACGAACCCGTTGATGCGGATCGTCGACATCGAGGCCATCACCGAGCGCGCGAACGCTCGCGGAATCGATGTCGCAGTTGATAATACGTTCGCATCGCCGTACCTGCAGCAGCCGCTTGCTCTCGGTGCCGATCTCGTGCTTCACTCTGCAACGAAATACCTCGGCGGCCACTCGGATCTGATTCTCGGGGCGGTATGCACGAACTCCGATGAGTGGGCGGAGAAGCTCCGGTTCCAGATCAAATGCACGGGGGCGAATCCGGGACCGATGGATTCCTTCCTCGTCCTGCGGGGCACGAAAACGCTCCATCTCCGCATGGATCGGCATTGCCACAATGCCCGACATCTGGCAAGCTTTCTAAATGATCACCCGAAGGTCGGACGGGTTCTATATCCTGGACTCGAGAGCCATCCGGGTCACGAGATCGCCAAGAAACAGATGGATGACTTCGGCGGGATGATCTCGTTCGAGCTTGCCGACGACAGCATGGAGAAGGCCGTCCATGTGCTAAAGAGCACGGATGTGTTTACACTTGCCGAAAGCCTTGGAGGCGTCGAAAGCCTTATCGAACACCCTGCGTCGATGACGCACGCGTCGATCCCGGCAGAAGAGAGACGGAAGATCGGTCTAACGGACTCGCTCATCCGCATTAGCGTGGGCGTCGAAGAACTCGACGACCTGAAAGCCGATCTCGATGCTGCACTTCAGGACGTGTGA
- a CDS encoding DUF427 domain-containing protein gives MTRRIEPGPNQESVWDYPRPPAIEPVEQRLRVVFNGETIADTTQAYRILETSHPPTYYLPPGDIEMDYLHRLNRTSMCEYKGRAVYYDITVGDRTARQAAWAYPSPRSPYAVLEDHVSFYASKMDACFVGEEEARAQEGDFYGGWITDSVVGPFKGGAGTIGW, from the coding sequence ATGACTCGCCGAATCGAACCCGGGCCGAATCAGGAATCGGTTTGGGATTATCCCAGACCACCGGCTATTGAGCCGGTCGAACAGCGTCTCCGTGTCGTCTTCAACGGCGAGACGATCGCGGATACGACGCAGGCGTACCGAATCCTGGAGACCAGCCACCCGCCGACATACTATCTCCCTCCCGGAGATATCGAGATGGACTACCTCCATCGCCTCAATCGCACATCCATGTGCGAGTACAAGGGTCGGGCAGTCTACTACGACATCACCGTCGGGGACCGGACGGCCCGGCAGGCCGCATGGGCATACCCGTCGCCTCGTTCGCCGTATGCGGTCCTCGAAGACCACGTCTCCTTCTACGCCAGTAAAATGGACGCGTGCTTCGTCGGCGAAGAGGAAGCACGCGCCCAGGAAGGCGATTTCTATGGCGGATGGATCACCGACTCCGTGGTGGGGCCGTTCAAGGGCGGTGCAGGTACCATCGGCTGGTGA
- a CDS encoding HAL/PAL/TAL family ammonia-lyase, translating into MSTGASPADLHSLTLGPDVSLTCEELESAAQTKRLTLQLTDAAQHSLRDARAALESARERGDEVYGVTTGFGPLVDFQSAESGGTLHGAGLLAHLSTGSGALASREVARAMCIARLQSLAQGYSAIRLTALERFASLIEHGITPAIPEIGSVGASGDLTPLAHAARVMTGTGRVLRADGSIEPAENSLNRIGIEPLDLDGRDALALVNGTAFMTAYAALALARMRRIVRHLERLTGWMYRLLGCELQALDPRLHAARGHNGQCDSAASIRTEALRHGPFQRSDNRPLQEPYSIRCAPQVIGACRDQIAYAKNIIETELNGVNDNPVVISGDDPAVLHGGNFQGQQIALAADALNAAITQMGVLAERQIDLLLTPARNGDAPLLLAWTPGATSGLAGAQITATALVSELRHHAQMTATSSIPTNGDNQDVVSMGTLSGRTAYEQTERLAPILSVLGIALAQLTHLRDADRATGPASPVPPWMPSVEPIVEDRPLRAEIDRLAQHWLSVNADEDSPD; encoded by the coding sequence ATGTCGACCGGTGCCTCTCCCGCGGATCTTCATTCTCTTACGCTCGGCCCTGATGTCTCGTTGACGTGTGAGGAGCTGGAGTCGGCCGCGCAAACGAAGCGCCTGACTCTACAGCTAACCGATGCGGCACAGCATAGCCTTCGCGATGCGCGGGCGGCGCTGGAGAGCGCCCGTGAGCGTGGCGACGAAGTTTACGGAGTGACGACGGGCTTCGGCCCCCTCGTCGATTTCCAATCGGCTGAAAGCGGCGGCACGCTGCACGGCGCAGGCCTTCTGGCTCATCTGTCGACCGGCTCGGGTGCGCTGGCCTCCCGCGAAGTCGCTCGGGCGATGTGCATCGCTCGGCTTCAATCGCTCGCGCAGGGATATTCTGCGATCCGACTCACGGCTCTGGAGCGCTTCGCGTCTCTGATCGAACACGGGATCACACCTGCGATCCCGGAGATCGGCTCCGTCGGCGCGAGCGGTGACCTGACGCCCCTCGCACACGCTGCACGGGTCATGACCGGTACAGGCCGGGTGCTGCGTGCAGATGGATCGATCGAACCGGCTGAGAACAGTCTAAACCGTATAGGCATCGAGCCGCTCGATCTCGACGGTCGTGATGCGCTGGCATTGGTCAACGGTACAGCATTCATGACGGCGTACGCGGCCCTGGCGCTCGCACGAATGCGGCGCATCGTCCGCCACCTCGAACGTCTAACCGGCTGGATGTACCGCCTCCTCGGATGTGAACTGCAGGCGCTCGACCCGCGGCTTCACGCGGCCCGTGGCCACAACGGACAGTGCGATTCCGCTGCCTCTATTCGGACCGAAGCTCTCCGCCATGGACCGTTTCAGCGTTCCGATAACCGACCGCTGCAGGAGCCATATTCGATTCGTTGCGCCCCTCAGGTCATCGGTGCCTGTCGCGATCAAATCGCCTACGCCAAGAACATCATCGAGACCGAACTCAACGGGGTGAACGACAACCCCGTCGTGATCAGCGGGGACGACCCCGCGGTCCTTCACGGCGGTAACTTCCAGGGACAGCAGATCGCCCTGGCTGCCGACGCTCTCAACGCAGCGATAACACAGATGGGGGTGCTCGCAGAGCGACAAATTGACCTGCTCCTTACGCCGGCGAGGAACGGAGACGCCCCTCTCCTTCTGGCATGGACACCGGGCGCAACCAGTGGTCTTGCAGGCGCACAGATTACCGCCACGGCGCTCGTCTCGGAGCTTCGTCATCACGCGCAGATGACCGCGACGAGCTCCATTCCGACGAATGGGGATAACCAGGACGTCGTGTCGATGGGCACGTTATCCGGTAGAACCGCGTACGAGCAGACCGAGCGACTCGCGCCAATTCTGTCGGTTCTCGGAATCGCACTAGCGCAGCTCACCCACTTGCGTGACGCCGATCGTGCAACCGGACCTGCGTCACCGGTTCCCCCCTGGATGCCCAGCGTCGAACCCATCGTCGAAGATCGTCCCCTTCGCGCAGAAATCGATCGGCTGGCGCAACACTGGCTCTCCGTGAACGCCGACGAGGATTCGCCGGACTGA
- a CDS encoding AMP-binding protein, producing MRDRALPALIADETITPAASLWTGSRLWLDSFREAGLQRGDRLLISLSPSAAFAQVVVAALWQGVTLVMLPPEADIDAHLASMDARAAVTDQGMRCGVPTSACATPHTWRPEGLTGPAEPPKSLRDVTGPRTPDVRFLLSTSGTTGSPTWVALSDRNVLSVLATHMPLLGLRNARTLSVLPWDHAFGLVLDFLPALLSEAEIIRDPNGGRDPEELLRLARAWGATHLTAVPLVIDRIADADGGPGMLCSLDGGIVGGAPVSGSLAQLLSGTSLRAGYGQTEASPGIALGPPGHWAANYLGQPLGCCVDIADDGELHFSGDNACIGVWREGQLEREDPDRRVATGDLALRKGDDLFFRGRTDNTFKLSNGRLVAAGHVESVVKQRFTSIEEAFLFSPDGDNVALAIRLKEPNSTAPSREAICNAIGSISQRLIEVRSIPEKDWHRTPKGTVARTEMDAFLQRTFSKEASSSSSAPSSSS from the coding sequence TTGCGCGACCGTGCTCTGCCTGCACTCATAGCGGACGAGACGATCACGCCAGCTGCGTCCCTGTGGACCGGATCCCGACTCTGGCTTGACTCCTTCCGTGAGGCGGGACTTCAGCGGGGCGATCGCCTTCTGATTTCGCTGTCGCCCTCCGCTGCGTTCGCGCAGGTGGTTGTCGCTGCGCTCTGGCAGGGAGTGACGCTCGTCATGCTCCCCCCGGAGGCCGATATCGATGCGCACCTGGCGTCCATGGATGCCCGCGCAGCGGTGACCGACCAGGGCATGCGGTGCGGTGTCCCTACGTCGGCCTGTGCAACACCGCACACATGGCGTCCGGAAGGCCTCACCGGGCCAGCCGAACCACCGAAGTCTCTCCGTGACGTGACCGGCCCGCGGACCCCGGACGTGCGCTTTCTTCTCAGCACGTCGGGCACGACAGGATCGCCAACCTGGGTCGCCCTCTCGGACCGAAACGTGCTATCGGTTCTCGCGACTCACATGCCGCTGCTCGGCCTCCGGAATGCACGGACGCTTTCGGTTTTGCCGTGGGATCATGCATTCGGTCTCGTTCTCGACTTCCTGCCGGCCCTCCTCTCCGAAGCGGAAATCATACGCGACCCCAATGGTGGCCGAGATCCCGAGGAATTGCTACGCCTCGCCCGGGCCTGGGGAGCCACGCACCTCACTGCCGTTCCCCTCGTCATCGACCGCATCGCAGACGCAGATGGCGGTCCCGGCATGTTGTGCTCACTCGATGGCGGCATCGTCGGCGGAGCTCCGGTCTCCGGATCCCTGGCTCAACTCCTCTCCGGAACGTCTCTTCGCGCTGGCTACGGGCAGACCGAAGCATCTCCGGGGATCGCACTGGGTCCACCCGGACACTGGGCGGCGAATTACCTTGGACAACCGCTTGGCTGTTGCGTCGACATCGCGGATGACGGCGAGCTTCACTTTTCCGGCGACAATGCCTGTATCGGGGTCTGGCGAGAGGGTCAATTAGAACGTGAGGATCCGGACCGTCGAGTTGCAACCGGAGATCTCGCCCTCCGGAAAGGCGATGACCTATTCTTCCGGGGCCGAACGGACAACACGTTCAAGCTCTCGAACGGTCGCCTCGTCGCCGCGGGTCACGTGGAAAGCGTCGTCAAGCAGCGGTTCACTTCGATCGAAGAAGCCTTCCTGTTCAGTCCAGACGGTGATAACGTCGCACTCGCCATTCGACTAAAAGAACCGAATTCTACGGCTCCATCCAGAGAAGCCATTTGTAATGCGATCGGTTCGATTAGTCAGCGCTTAATCGAGGTTCGGTCTATACCTGAAAAAGACTGGCATCGCACCCCGAAAGGAACCGTTGCCCGTACAGAAATGGACGCCTTCTTACAACGAACGTTTTCGAAGGAAGCGTCGTCTTCTTCCTCCGCTCCCTCTTCTTCGTCTTAG
- a CDS encoding PAS domain-containing protein, with amino-acid sequence MADDKNKKYPFLDADTDESMNASNGHASDDTVNDTELHFEDDQLGEKLRHQDKDTLDQTDFGVIKVDDEGIVEFFNQWESDLSGVKKEEAEGRNFFTQVAPCTNNRLFRGRFKKGVRRGELDESFTYTYTYKMRPTLVEVHMYRDEESNNWIIVQKF; translated from the coding sequence ATGGCAGACGATAAAAACAAGAAATACCCCTTCCTCGACGCAGATACTGACGAATCTATGAATGCCTCGAACGGACACGCGTCCGATGATACCGTGAATGACACCGAACTCCACTTCGAAGACGATCAGCTCGGCGAGAAACTCCGACATCAGGACAAAGACACCCTGGACCAGACGGACTTCGGCGTCATCAAGGTAGATGACGAGGGCATCGTCGAATTCTTCAACCAGTGGGAATCTGACCTCAGTGGTGTAAAAAAGGAAGAGGCGGAAGGACGCAACTTCTTCACGCAGGTCGCGCCGTGCACAAACAACCGACTCTTCCGCGGGCGCTTCAAGAAGGGCGTGCGGCGGGGCGAGTTGGACGAGTCGTTCACATATACCTACACGTACAAGATGCGTCCGACGCTCGTAGAAGTACACATGTATAGGGACGAAGAAAGCAACAACTGGATCATCGTCCAGAAATTCTGA